The following nucleotide sequence is from candidate division WOR-3 bacterium.
GCCGAAGCTTTTCAGGTTAAAACTGAAAGAAAACATATCGCCAGTTATGAACTTCATTATGAAGCCGCCGATAAAGGCGCCCAGGACTCCAACTATTATGTTTATCAGGCAACCGCGTTTCTTGTCGCCCATAA
It contains:
- a CDS encoding GlsB/YeaQ/YmgE family stress response membrane protein, whose product is MNWIAWVIFGGIAGWIASLIMGDKKRGCLINIIVGVLGAFIGGFIMKFITGDMFSFSFNLKSFGVAIIGSLLLLVIVGIGRKGK